The sequence below is a genomic window from Bosea sp. F3-2.
CGACAAGAGCGACGCCGAGCCGGCCTTTCGCCTGCTCTTCGATCGCGATGATCTCCTTGTCGAGCTTGGCTTTGTCCCAATCGGCGAGCGCGGGGAAGGCGGTGAGGCAGGCGAGGGCAGCGGCGGCGAGGCGAAGGCGGGCAGGCATGGGCGGTCCTCAATGGAGAGGCCATCAGAGGGGAAGGACATTGCGGCGGGGGTGAGGCGCAGCCCGATGCAGGTCTGACGCAACTGTCCTGCGCTTTCGGCGGGGCCGCGCGGAAGGGATACTTGCCAAAGAAATACAACTTTAAGTAGTGTATTCGTGTTTATGCACCTTTTTGGAAGCGGGTGGCTTCGGCCGGGCCTGCCGAGTCGGGGGGAGGGGAGCATGAGCGCCTGGGATGACATCAAGCAGGCGATAGCCGGCAACCCAAAGCTGGGCCTACTCAGCGGCGTGGCGGCCATCGGCGCGGTGATCTCGGTCGTGCTCGGCTACACCGGCGACAATTACGAGTTGGCGGTCATCGGCGGCCTGATCGTCGTCGGCTTCATGATCCTGCTGGCGATCTTCATCTCCGTGACCAGCAGCCAGCAGCAGTATCCGTATCTCGCAGCGTTCCTGATCTGGGCGATCTCATTCGCCTTCATCGGGACGATATTCCTGGTGATGTCGTCCTATTTCATGTGCTGGCCGCAGGGGTTGGGGCGCAGCTGCACCCAGCGCCAATATGTCCGCGGCGAGATCTCCAACCTGCCGAGTCCGGCGCATAAGGAAATCGGGGTCTCGTTCGAGGACTACGCGCTCGGCGCCTTCCAGAAGGATCTGAAACGCTATCGCTTCGTCGTCTTCGACCATAAGGGCAGCGACCGTGACACGATGACGGTGACGGTTCGTCCGACCGATCGCGCCGACGACCGCGACGAGGACATCAAGGTCCATCTCTCCTGCATCGAGCGCTTCCGCCATGCCGGCAAGATGATCGCCTGGCGCTATCGCGAACTGGATCAGGCCCAGCCGGACGGCAGCATCGTCAAGACGCCGGCCCTGTTCGAGGGCAGCCGCAAGATCGGCGAGTTCGGGCTGAATATCGACGAGCCGATCCGCTGCGACCGGGACGCTCCGCAGCCGCGTTCCGCCGCGGTCGCTCCGGGCTTCTGGTCGCGCTTCCTGCCCGGCCTGGCCGCCCATGCCCAAGAGGCGCCGGCCGCGCCGACCCCGGACGTGCGGGAGGCGATCAAGAACCTGACGGCCGAGGACGCGGCGACGCGGCGCAGCGCGCGCTCGATCCTGGCGGACGGCTCGACGGCGGCGGTGCCGGCCATCCTGGAGGTGATGCGCCAGCAGCCCGAGAATTATCGCGTGCAGCTCGGGGGCAGCGTCGCGATGACGGAGATGCTGCGTCAGAACAAGGCCGAGGCCCCGCGCATCGCCGGCGTCATCACGGCGGAGGAGGATCGTGCCCTCCTGCTGAAGGCGGCCGGGCATCCCGACCGGACGCTGCGAATCTATGCCAGCGAGTTCCTCTACGACCTCGGCGATCCTGAGATCTCGCGCAAGGCGCTCGCGCTGGCCGCCAAGACCAGCGACGAGAACGCCCGCTACAACTGGCTGCTCGTGGCGCAGGGTGGCTGGGGCAAGTTCACCCCGGACCAGAAGGTCGCCGCGAGCGCCGACCTCGCTGCGGCCCACGCCGCAGCCGGCCCCATGACGCGCAAGCTCTTCGACAAGCTCCAGTAACCGCCGCCGCTGGTGGTGGCGGGAAGACGACAAGGGGGAAGCCGTGTTCAGGGTCAGGAACTACAAGCTTGCCATGGCGGGCGCCAATGTCGAATTCATCCGATCGCCCAATATCGGCGGCGTGCTCGATCCTCGTTTCCTGGTGATCCACTACACGGCCAGCGGCCCGGGATTCGACACGGCGCGGTATTTCGCCCGGCCCGAGGCCAAGGTCTCCGCGCATCTGGTGATCCGGCGCGACGGAACGGTGATTCAGTGCGTGCCCTTCGACACCGTGGGCTGGCATGCCGGCGTGAGCCAGTGGACCGATCGGACGGGGCGCTTCTTCACGGGGCTGAACCGCTATGCGATCGGCATCGAGATCGAGAACTGGGGGCCGCTGCGGCGCACGGGCTCCGGCTGGATCTCCTGGAGCGACCAGCCCGTGGAAGGCAGCAAGGTCATCGAGGCCCGGCACAAGTTCGGCAGGCCGGACTGCGGCTGGGAGACCTTTACGGAGGCGCAGGTGCAGGCCACGATCGAGGCGGCGCGCGCCATCTGCGACGCCTACGGCATTACCGAGATCGTCGGCCACGACGATATTGCGCCCGGCCGTAAATCCGATCCCGGTCCGGCCTGGAACATGGCCTCATTCAAAGCGAAGGTCTTCGGGCGGTCAGAGGACGGTCCGGCGACTTACATGGTCCGCTCGCCGACGGGCCTCAACCTGCGCGTCGGGCCGGGTATCGACCAGCCTTTGCGCCGCCCCGATCCGCTGCCGGACGGCACGCGGGTGATCGTGCACGAGGCGCGGGATCGCTGGCGCCTCGTCTCGGTGCTGAACGCGGCCGGAGACCCTGACTTCTCCGGCTGGGTCCATGGTGGCTTCCTCGTCGAGAGCTGAGGAGCCGCCTCGTCGGCGCCTCAGAACCGCAGGCGCCGGGCGCGCTTGACCATCGGGATCTCGTGGATCTTGGCGAGCAGCTCGTCCGAGATCGGCTCGTCGACGGCGACATAGCAGATCGCGTCGCCGCCCGGCTTGTCGCGGCCGAGCGAGAAGGTCGCGACGTTGACGCCGGCGCCGCCCAAGAGCGAGCCGAACTGGCCGATGAAGCCCGGCTTGTCGGCATTGCGGACATAGAGCATGTACGGCGCGAACTCGGCGTCGACGGCGATGTCGCGGATCTCGACGATGCGCGGCTTGCCGTCATGGAAGACCGTGCCGGAAGCGTGGCGCGGCATGTCCTCGGCCTCGACGACGATGCGGATGACGCTTTCGAGATTGCCGGCGACGTCGCGGGTCAATTCCTCGACGACGATGCCCTTCTCCTTCGCGATCAGCGCGGCGTTGACCATGTTGATCTCGGGCAGGAAGGGCCTGAGCACGCCGGTGATGGCGGCGGCCGAGATCGCCTTGAGGTTGAGCGCGGCGACCGCGCCCTCATACTCGATGCGGATGCCCTTGACCGCGGCCTCGGTGAGCTGGCCGAGGAAGGAGCCGAGCTTTTCGGCGAGATCGACGAAGGGCTTGATGCGCGGCGCTTCCTCGGCGGAGATCGACGGGAAGTTGACCGCGTTGGTGATCGCGCCCTTGAGCAGATAGTCGCTCATCTGCTCGGCGACCTGCAGGGCGACGTTCTCCTGCGCCTCGTTCGTGCTGGCGCCGAGATGCGGCGTGCAGACCACGTTCTCCAGCCCGAAGAGCGGGTTCTGCTCGGCCGGCTCGACCGAGAAGACGTCGAAGGCCGCGCCGGCGACATGGCCGGACTTGATCAGATCGGCCAGCGCCTGCTCGTCGACGAGCCCGCCGCGGGCGCAGTTGATGATCCGCACGCCCTTCCTGGTCTTCGCCAGCGCCTCGGCCGAGAGGATGTTCCTGGTCTTCTCGGTCATCGGGACGTGGAGGGTGATGAAGTCCGAGCGCTTCAGGAGCTCGTCGAGCTCGACCTTCTCGACGCCGAGCGCCACGGCGCGTTCCGGCGAGAGATAGGGGTCATAGGCGATGACGCGCATCTTCAGGCCGATGGCGCGCTCGGCGACGATCGAGCCGATATTGCCGGCGCCGATCAGGCCCAGCGTCTTGGCCGTGATCTCGACGCCCATGAAGCGGTTCTTCTCCCACTTGCCTCCCTGAGTGGAGACGTCGGCGGAAGGGATCTGGCGGGCGAGGGCGAACATCATGGCGATGGCGTGCTCGGCGGTGGTGATCGAGTTGCCGAAGGGCGTGTTCATCACGATCACGCCGCGCGAGGTGGCGGCGGGGATCTCGACATTGTCGACGCCGATGCCGGCGCGGCCGATCACCTTCAGGTTCTTCGCCTGCTCCAGCAGCTTGGCGGTGACCTTGGTGGCCGAGCGGATGGCGAGGCCGTCATAATCGCCGATGATGGCGGCGAGCTTGTCCTTGTCCTTGCCCAGCGCGGGATCGAAGGTCACGTCGATGCCGCGATCCTTGAAGATCTGCACCGCGGCGGGAGAGAGGGCGTCGGAAATCAGGACGCGGGGTTTCGTCATGGCAGCCTCCATTCCCCTCCCCCTTGTGGGGAGGGGTTAGGGGTGGGGGGCGAACGACTGGGTGCAGCCGAATGAGGCGCGCGCTACGGCTCGATCAGCGTCGCGCGCAGAATGCGAAGGGTGAGGTCTGCGTTTGCGACCCCCACCCCTAACCCCTCCCCACAAGGGGGAGGGGGATGCGTCGAGGTTACGCCGCCTTCTGCTTAAGCCCGGCCTTGGCCTCGGCGAAGGCATATTCGATCCAGGGCAGCAGCGCCTTGACGTCGCGCGACTGGACGGTGGCGCCGCACCAGATGCGCAGGCCGGGAGGGGCGTCGCGGTAATGGCCGAGGTCGTAGCCGGCGCCGGCCTTCTCGATGATCGAGACGACCTGCTTGGCGAAGGCGGCCTGCGCGTCCGGCGCCAGCGCGGTCACGGCCGGGTCGGTGAACTTCAGGCAGACCGAGGTGTTGGAGCGCGTCTTCGGCTTCACGGCGAGGAAGTCGATCCAGTCGTTCTCGCGCACGAACTTGGCGATGATTCGGGCGTTGCCGTCGGCGCGCTTCACCAGCCCGTCCAATCCGCCGACCTTCTTCGCCCAAACCAGCGCGTCGATATAATCCTCGACCGCGAGCATGGAGGGGGTGTTGATGGTCTCGCCGGTGAAGATGCCCTCGATCAGCTTGCCGCCCGAGGTCATGCGGAAGATCTTCGGCAGCGGCCAGGCCGGCTTGTAGCTTTCGAGCCGCGCGACCGCGCGGGGCGAGAGCACGATCATGCCATGCGCGGCCTCGCCGCCGAGCACCTTCTGCCAGGAGAAGGTGACGACATCGAGTTTTGGCCAGTCGAGGCGCTGGGCGAAGGCGGCGGAGGTGGCGTCGCAGATGGTCAGCCCCTCGCGGTCATCCGCGATCCAGCTGGCGTCGGTGACGCGCACGCCGGAGGTGGTGCCGTTCCAGGTGAAGACGACGTCGCGGTTCTTCGTGTCGACCTTCTTCAGGTTCGGCAATTCGCCATAGGGGGCGTCGAAGGTGCGGACATCGGCGAGCTTGAGCTGCTTGACGACATCGGTGACCCAGCCGGCGCCGAAGCTTTCCCAGCTCAGCATGTCGACGCCGCGGGCGCCTAAGAGCGACCAGAGCGCCATCTCGACGGCGCCGGTGTCGGAGGCCGGCACGATGCCGATGCGGTAATCGGCCGGGACCTGCAGCACCTCGCGCGTCAGGTCGATCGCGAGCTTGAGCTTGTCCTTGCCGATCTTGGCGCGGTGCGAGCGGCCGAGCGGGGCGTCTGAGAGGTTCTTGAGGTTCCAGCCGGGGCGCTTGGCGCAGGGGCCGGACGAGAAATTAGGCACGCGCGGACGCACGGCCGGAGCAGTATTCGCCATCGATGTCTCCATCCTTACAGATGGGCGCGCCCCGTTGGGGGGGCGTGTCCCGTCGATGGGGGTAGGATGGGCGGGGGTGGGAGTCAAGACGGGGGAGAGTATTGAAGGAGAGCGAAGCGCTCGCGGCTACGTCGTCATTCAAGCGGTCTCCTTCTGCACGTCGTGCATGCTGAATCGTATAACTTCTATAAGACTTAGCGCATGATCGATCACCCCTTGCCACTCCCAGGGCTAGAAGGGGATATCATCGTCCGCCGTATTCCGCGCCCGTCCGAAACCAGGTCCCTCAATCCGTTTCGGAGGCGGCTCGATCCGCTTGCGCTCCGACCACGGCGGTAGAAGGTCTTTGAGCTTCTTGGCCTTGTCGATCAGATCGGAAATGCGATCGACCACATCCAAGATTGGAGAGACCTCCTCCGCGATTTTGCGCCCGTTCTTGGCGACATCATAGGCGAACGCGTAGAGCGCATCTGCTCTAGTGCGGTTGTTATCGACCTCAAGCGCAAAGGCGTTCAGCTTCTTGAACAGCGCCTCTCTCTTGGCCTCGGTCAGATCGAGAGCAATGAGCTTCTCACGAATTCCCTGGATGAGCAGGTGAATTGCCTTTTTGGTTTCAGCATCGAATACCACGATGGACGCGGCGCTTGCTTTTGCCCGTCGTGCGCTTTCCATGAGGATCTTCTGCGATATGATTTCACAGTGCCTCCGAAACCCGGAAAAAAAGTCGCTGAACTCCCTTTGCTGAACCGGGGGGCTCGAGAATCCGATCAGGAGCCCAAGGTCATGGACCTGATCAAAGGCGATCAGGCTATCAACATACTCTTCTTCGACCAGGCTATGATTTGCGCCACTATCATTCCAGGCGTCTCTGACCCTTTCGATTTTGCGCCGGTGCAGTACCGCAAAGGCCTCTTCCGGATCATCAGGAAGATCCAGATATTCGTTCTCTATCATCAGCCGGCCTTTCCCTTGCGGCGCGCTCCACTTTCACTGCATTAGCTGAGATGAGCTGCAGACGATTGCAAGCTGCCGCTTCCCTAAGGAAGGACATCATCGTCTTCTCTCTCCTCATCCAGGTCGCCGGCGCCGATATCGATCGCGCGCTCGACAAGCGCGTTATATTTGTCCTGGGTGATGCCGACGTTTCCGGCATCGTGGAGAGCTTTGATCACCAGATAGGGGTTCAAGATCAGCGCATGCGATAATGGTCCCGCCTGCCCCGGCTTGACGCTGATAAAGCCAAGCTCATCGAGTTTGCGAATCTTTTCCGCCCATGTCCGCTCTGCGCGCTGGCCGATGAAACCGGAATGAAACGCAAGCTCTTTCGACTTGCTCAGGCTCACATACATTTCGTCAAACGCGCGGCACCATAGCTCCGCATACGTCATGCCTGCGGGCGCGCCTTTCGTCAGATCATCGATGATTCCGATGATCAAAGGCATCGTGCGCGGCATTGTCACAAAGCCATCATTGCGCTTGCGATCCCAAAGCTGGCTCTCGAAATCGATCTCGGGCCAGAGCTTCTTGCGCAGCTCCCGAACTTTCCGAACGTATTTTGACGGCCGCGCCATGCGGATATTCCTGTGGTAAGATAAGTAGGCGGGGTGTGGACCCCCGCCGTGGTTTCGGTTCGTAGAGCTGCCGAGTGTTGGATTTCTCGGCAGGGAGCGGTCAACGCACCGAAGCTGCGAATAATAGAGGATTAATTTCGAGGAAAATCAAAGACTTGATACACGTAGGCTGATATCGAGAGGGCTCACGCGCGCCGTTCTCGTTTCTGACTTGTGCCATAAAGCGCAGACTCGCGCAAGATCAGGCGCGGAGGCATTTTGATTTTGCGCGCAAAATCAAGGCAATAGGCGGCGACTTGCCGTGCTCCGACGTAAATATGTGCTCCAATGTGGGCCAGTGCTCTAATGTGCTCGCAGTGCTCTGATGGGGAGTGCTGAGGGGACCAGGCCTCTTCCGCGCCCTCAAGCTATCCGGAAAATCCGGGACTCCGTGCAACGGCGGGTTTCGTCGATTGAGGGCGCACACGGCGGACAAGACGGCGTTGCTCTGTTGTCATGCCCAAAAAACCTATCCCCGCCCTCACAAGCCGCATCTATCCTCTACCCACCTCGTTCCCGAGGGGTAGCCATCCGGAGGTATGCCGTTGGCGGGGCGGGGGCGGCGCCTGCGCGTGGGGTTACGACCCACTCCCGGGAGGCTTCGGGGCACCGCCCTGGGGACAATACGATCCCTGTGCGAGGAGCTCGCTGGCACGGTCGGCCGGTGCCAGGCACCCTCGACCCGATAAGCGCGGCCCGGAGTCCGAAATCGCCGATGAGCGGAGCGCCACGGGGCGTGCGGAAGGTGGCTCAATCCTTCCGCGCCGCATCCTGGCCAATGGAAGCGGCCCGATACCCCCGCGCCTCGCGGCGCTCCGCTGCCCCTCATTCGAGAGCCGCCGCGTGGAAGCGTGGGCGGACGAAGGCGTGTGCCGGGTCCTTCTCCCCTCGGGGGAGAAGGTGGCAGCGCGGAGCGCTGACGGATGAGGGCGGCGCGACGCTTTGGATGGGCGAGTAGCGGCGGCGAGGAATGATTCAGCTCGGCGCTGACCCTCATCCGCCCCTGCCGGGGCACCTTCTCCCCCGAGGGGAGAAGGAAAGAAGCGTCGCGGTTCCCCCCTCAATCCCCCGTCATCGTCATCTCGGCATCGACCGCCTTCATCTTCGGGTTGGCGGCGCAGAAGGCCCTGATCTTCTCCGCGACGGCGGCGGAGTGCTCGCTCTTCCTGTGGGCGCCGGCCTTCAGATAGTCGGCGCAGCTCAGCTGCGGGTCGGTGATCCCTGCGGCGGCCGGGGCGGCGAGGAGGAGGCCGGCGAAGGCGGCAAGCAAAGCGCGGGAGAGGCGGGGCATGGTCGGGTCCTGAAAGGGCAGCCGCATCACTGGCTTGCCTCGGCGGCGCTCCTGCCTCGCGTCGCGGCCGCATGCAAATGCGATTGTCGCGGCCCCGATGCGCGGGCAGGGCAGTGCGGCCGGAGGATCGCCGGCCAGACGGGGGAAGGCAGGGGCCGGCGTTTCGTGATAGGCAGCGGCTCATCCCGAAACAGGTTACGAGACCATGGCCAAGAAAACCCCCGAACAGCTCGCCCGTGAATTCGAGGGCCGCAAGGCCAAGGGGCTGGCCAAGGGCGGGGCGGCGTTCTGGCCCAACATTCTCGCCAATGCCGTGCTGAAGCTCACCGCGGCGCGGGAGGAGATCACGCCTGAGAAGCTGATCGGGATGATCGAGCGCGAGGGCGAGACGCTGGACGTCTCGGTGAAGGCCGGCGCGGCCGAGGCCGTCGCGCGGCTGAAGCAGGCCGTCGCCAAGGGAGCGTGAGGGCGGGGCGTCGATGCAGGGCGCGGGATCCCTCTCCCGGATGGGAGAGGGGTAGGGGTGAGGGCCCGCCGTTGCGGATGAGGCCTCTGCTCAGATGCCGAGCGCCTTGCGAATGGCAACGATGACGCCATCCCTGTCATTCAGAACTTCGGCATTGCTGAAACTCACCACGTTGAAGCCGTGCCGTTCAATTTCCTCCGTCCGTGCAGCATCGTAGCCTGCTTCCCAATGATGCTGGCGGCCGTCGATCTCGATGATCAGTTTTCGATCCACGCAGACGAAATCGACGGTGTAGCCGAGCAGGGGGACTTGCCGGCGGAACTTCAGCCCATCGAGCTGCCGACTGCGCAGGAGCGACCATAGGACGTCTTCCGGCCCGGTCGAGGACTGTCGAAGCTGTCGGGCGAATTGCCGCCGTTCGCTGGTCATCGGGAGATGATGTTGAATGGACTCGCTTCTGCGATCAACGGCAGTCCCTCACCCCTGCCCCTCTCACTGATCTCGGGCCTGCCCGAGATCAGCACTCAGAGTGTCGAAGTCGGCAACAGCCGACTTCGATGCGGGAGAGGGGGTTCCCCGCGCCCGGCGGTCGCCGTCGCAAAACTTATCCCCGCCTTCGCTTCCCATGCCTATGCTCGGCCCACCTCATCCCCGAGGGGCGGCCATCCGGAGGTATGCCAGTGGCGGGAGGAGGTTCGGCGCCTGCGGCTGGTCTTACAAGCCAGTCCCGGGAGGCTTCGGGGCACCGCCCTGGGGGTACTACGGCCCCTGTGCGAGGAGCTCGCTGGAACGGTCGGCCGGTGCTTAGATCACCGCGCGTCCAGTCGGACGCGATAACGATGATCTAACATAGTGTTGTCGCATCGGATTATTCCGAAAAGTGGCTTCCACTTTTCGGTCCGATGCTATGGCACCCTCGACCCAATAAGCGCGGCCCGGAGTCCGAAATCGCCGATGAGCGGAGCGCCACGGGGCGTGCGGAAGGTGGCTCAATCCTTCCGCGCCGCATCCTGGCTCAACGGAAGCGGTCCGATACCCCCGCGCCTCGCGGCGCTCCGCTGCCCCTCACTGCAAACGCCCGCGCGCAAGTGCCGGCGGCTGAAGGCATATGCGCGCGACATGCCGCCGTCATGGTCGGGCTTGTCCCGACCATCCACGTCTTGGAACCGCACGGCAGATCGGCGCGCGCAAGACGTGGATGCTCGCCACAAGGGCGAGCATGACCCCCGCCGCCTCCCCCTGAAACCGCGCCGCCTGTAGCGGCGGTCCGTAAGCAGCGCTCCGGGCGACCGCAGCCGCCCCCGCCGGATGAGGGCGCCCGCGCCGCGCAGGTGCGTCGGGCGCAGGAGACCGAGCGCGACGGCGGTTGCCTGTCGCGGCCGGGGCGGGCGCTCAGCCCGGCTCGCCGGCGATGACGCCCTTGCGCAGCAGGAAGCAGCCATAGGGCCGGGGATCGCCGACCTGCACCACCGCGAAGGCGCGCCGCGCCGCCTCATAGAAGGCGAAGCGCTCGATGCCCTTAAGCGGGGCGGGGCGGCCGAGCGCCGCGTCGATCTCGGCCTGCACGGCGCGCTGCACCTCTGGAAGCGCCGCCGCATCCCCCACCACCTCCATGCGCCGCAGCGGCTCCGGCTCGAAATCGTCGATCGGCAGCACCGAGAGGATGGCGCGCGCGGCGCGCTGCATCGTCAGGCCGGGCAGGCGGATCAGCCGGCCGCTCGTGGTGGCGCTGGCGATGGTTTCAGCCGGGTGGTTGGCGTCGACCAGAGCGAGGTCGTCGCCATGGCCCATGGCGGCGAGCACCCAGAGCAGATCGGCGGAGAGCACGGGGTCGAGGTTCTTCAGCATGGCGGGGTTCCTTGGTGTTCCACGCGGGTCATCCCGGGCGACCAACGGGAGACCCGGGATCCATGCCTGAACCTGTGGCGGAAGCGCTCAGGCATGGATCCCGGATCTCCGCTACGCTTCGTCCGGGATGACGGCGCCTTTCAGGGTAGGGGATGGGACAATGCGGCAAAGCCGCGGCGTCCCCTCTTGGCGAGGTAGATGCGGGCGGCGTTGCCGCCGAAGAGGGCGGCGCGCTCGGATTCGCTGAGCGCGGCGGTGAGGCGCTCGGCCGTGGCGTGCCATTGGCCGTAGGAGGCGGCGAGCGTTGCGACTGGCCAGTCGCTGCCCCAAAGCAGGCGATTGGGTCCGAAGCAGGCGATCAGATGCGCCACCGCCGGCTGCAGCGTCGCGTCGGTCCAGCCCGGTCCGGCTTCGGTGACGAGACCGGAGAGCTTGCAGACCGTGTTCGGCCGGGCGGCCAGCGCGGCGATGCCGTCGCGCCAGGCGGAGAGATCGGCGCCGGTCAGGTCCGGCTTGGCGCCGTGGTCGATGACGACGGGGAGGTCCGTCTCGCGGTCCAGC
It includes:
- a CDS encoding N-acetylmuramoyl-L-alanine amidase — its product is MFRVRNYKLAMAGANVEFIRSPNIGGVLDPRFLVIHYTASGPGFDTARYFARPEAKVSAHLVIRRDGTVIQCVPFDTVGWHAGVSQWTDRTGRFFTGLNRYAIGIEIENWGPLRRTGSGWISWSDQPVEGSKVIEARHKFGRPDCGWETFTEAQVQATIEAARAICDAYGITEIVGHDDIAPGRKSDPGPAWNMASFKAKVFGRSEDGPATYMVRSPTGLNLRVGPGIDQPLRRPDPLPDGTRVIVHEARDRWRLVSVLNAAGDPDFSGWVHGGFLVES
- the serA gene encoding phosphoglycerate dehydrogenase, which encodes MTKPRVLISDALSPAAVQIFKDRGIDVTFDPALGKDKDKLAAIIGDYDGLAIRSATKVTAKLLEQAKNLKVIGRAGIGVDNVEIPAATSRGVIVMNTPFGNSITTAEHAIAMMFALARQIPSADVSTQGGKWEKNRFMGVEITAKTLGLIGAGNIGSIVAERAIGLKMRVIAYDPYLSPERAVALGVEKVELDELLKRSDFITLHVPMTEKTRNILSAEALAKTRKGVRIINCARGGLVDEQALADLIKSGHVAGAAFDVFSVEPAEQNPLFGLENVVCTPHLGASTNEAQENVALQVAEQMSDYLLKGAITNAVNFPSISAEEAPRIKPFVDLAEKLGSFLGQLTEAAVKGIRIEYEGAVAALNLKAISAAAITGVLRPFLPEINMVNAALIAKEKGIVVEELTRDVAGNLESVIRIVVEAEDMPRHASGTVFHDGKPRIVEIRDIAVDAEFAPYMLYVRNADKPGFIGQFGSLLGGAGVNVATFSLGRDKPGGDAICYVAVDEPISDELLAKIHEIPMVKRARRLRF
- a CDS encoding phosphoserine transaminase, with translation MANTAPAVRPRVPNFSSGPCAKRPGWNLKNLSDAPLGRSHRAKIGKDKLKLAIDLTREVLQVPADYRIGIVPASDTGAVEMALWSLLGARGVDMLSWESFGAGWVTDVVKQLKLADVRTFDAPYGELPNLKKVDTKNRDVVFTWNGTTSGVRVTDASWIADDREGLTICDATSAAFAQRLDWPKLDVVTFSWQKVLGGEAAHGMIVLSPRAVARLESYKPAWPLPKIFRMTSGGKLIEGIFTGETINTPSMLAVEDYIDALVWAKKVGGLDGLVKRADGNARIIAKFVRENDWIDFLAVKPKTRSNTSVCLKFTDPAVTALAPDAQAAFAKQVVSIIEKAGAGYDLGHYRDAPPGLRIWCGATVQSRDVKALLPWIEYAFAEAKAGLKQKAA
- a CDS encoding DUF559 domain-containing protein, with protein sequence MTSERRQFARQLRQSSTGPEDVLWSLLRSRQLDGLKFRRQVPLLGYTVDFVCVDRKLIIEIDGRQHHWEAGYDAARTEEIERHGFNVVSFSNAEVLNDRDGVIVAIRKALGI
- a CDS encoding RbsD/FucU domain-containing protein, coding for MLKNLDPVLSADLLWVLAAMGHGDDLALVDANHPAETIASATTSGRLIRLPGLTMQRAARAILSVLPIDDFEPEPLRRMEVVGDAAALPEVQRAVQAEIDAALGRPAPLKGIERFAFYEAARRAFAVVQVGDPRPYGCFLLRKGVIAGEPG